One Leptolyngbya ohadii IS1 genomic window carries:
- a CDS encoding class I SAM-dependent methyltransferase — protein MTSQLSNPAQFDPAKAEAFAGRMLDIISSSAIDLMTSIGHRTELFNTMADLPPSTSQQIADAAGLNERYVREWLGAMVTGRIVDYDPIAQTYTLPAEHAAFLTRAAEPNNLALIAQFPPMLATVEDQVIDCFYKGGGVPYSAFKRFHTVMAEATHQGTVAPLINQVLPLIPGLSEALQHGIEVLDLGCGSGKVLNVLAAAFPKSRFTGYDFSSETIAAANAETQRHQLGNIEFQIRDAALIEECDRYDLITTFDAIHDQAKPDQVLHNIYRALRSDGIYLMQEIRGATKVEDNLENPLAPYFYTVSCMHCMTVSLAYGGAGLGAMWGQETALRMLAEAGFKQVEIKRLPQDIVNDYYIVRK, from the coding sequence TCCCAACTGTCTAACCCAGCCCAATTTGACCCTGCTAAAGCCGAAGCCTTCGCTGGACGGATGCTAGATATCATTAGCAGTAGTGCGATCGACTTGATGACCTCGATCGGACACCGCACCGAATTGTTTAACACGATGGCAGACCTACCGCCCTCCACCAGCCAGCAAATCGCCGATGCTGCCGGACTGAACGAACGCTATGTGCGCGAATGGCTCGGCGCAATGGTCACAGGTCGGATTGTGGACTATGACCCGATCGCCCAGACCTACACGCTTCCTGCGGAACACGCTGCATTTCTCACCCGCGCTGCGGAACCCAACAATCTTGCTCTGATCGCGCAGTTTCCCCCGATGCTGGCGACCGTCGAAGACCAGGTGATCGACTGCTTCTACAAAGGGGGCGGCGTTCCCTATTCTGCCTTCAAACGCTTTCATACGGTCATGGCAGAAGCGACCCATCAGGGAACGGTTGCACCTTTAATCAATCAGGTGTTGCCGCTCATTCCTGGACTGAGTGAGGCACTTCAGCACGGCATTGAGGTTTTAGATTTGGGCTGCGGGAGTGGGAAAGTCCTCAATGTTTTGGCGGCAGCGTTTCCCAAAAGTCGATTCACAGGCTACGACTTTTCCAGTGAAACGATCGCGGCTGCTAATGCTGAAACGCAACGACACCAGCTAGGCAATATCGAGTTTCAAATTCGGGATGCTGCCCTAATCGAGGAGTGCGATCGCTACGATCTGATTACGACCTTCGATGCCATCCACGACCAGGCGAAACCTGATCAGGTCTTGCACAACATCTACCGAGCATTACGCTCTGACGGCATTTACCTGATGCAAGAAATCCGGGGTGCGACGAAAGTTGAGGACAACCTGGAGAATCCGCTGGCTCCCTACTTTTACACGGTTTCCTGTATGCACTGTATGACTGTTTCTCTCGCCTATGGCGGCGCAGGTTTAGGAGCAATGTGGGGACAGGAAACGGCGTTGCGAATGCTGGCGGAAGCTGGATTCAAGCAGGTGGAAATTAAACGACTGCCGCAAGATATCGTCAATGACTACTACATCGTTCGTAAGTAA
- a CDS encoding class I SAM-dependent methyltransferase, whose protein sequence is MKNWYKEDLAYIHDVGHSDYALKSASGILDILAQNNISEGFVVELGCGSGRSALELTKARYQVLGVDISEAMIAIARTRVPDAQFRVESLFKVDIPSCHAVIAIGECLNYLFDKDETDPILTQLFDRIYNALIPGGVLIFDVAEPGQATIGTTTQSFKEGKDWIVLVEKEEDQQLTLTRRIITFRKVGEQYRRDDEIHHQRLYQAPEIAEQLRQSGFHVEVMQSYGEYKLPKAHAAFIARKPVGSHRTVGKTLENDEWSNQDEDSLV, encoded by the coding sequence ATGAAAAATTGGTACAAAGAGGATCTCGCTTATATTCACGATGTAGGTCACAGTGACTACGCGCTCAAGTCCGCTTCAGGGATTCTCGATATCCTGGCTCAAAACAATATTTCAGAAGGCTTTGTAGTGGAATTGGGTTGCGGTAGCGGGCGATCGGCGCTAGAACTGACAAAAGCCCGTTATCAGGTACTTGGAGTCGATATTTCAGAGGCGATGATTGCAATTGCTCGAACCAGAGTTCCAGATGCCCAATTTCGAGTTGAATCGTTGTTTAAAGTGGATATTCCGTCTTGTCATGCGGTTATTGCAATTGGGGAATGCTTGAATTACTTGTTTGATAAGGACGAAACTGATCCAATTCTAACTCAACTTTTTGATCGCATCTACAACGCATTAATTCCAGGGGGTGTTCTAATCTTTGACGTTGCGGAACCAGGACAGGCAACAATCGGAACCACAACACAAAGCTTTAAAGAAGGCAAAGATTGGATTGTGCTGGTTGAGAAAGAAGAGGATCAGCAGCTAACCCTAACTCGTCGCATTATTACTTTCCGAAAAGTAGGAGAACAATACAGGCGAGACGATGAAATTCATCACCAGCGGCTTTATCAGGCACCAGAAATTGCTGAACAACTTCGTCAATCTGGTTTTCATGTTGAAGTGATGCAGAGCTACGGTGAGTACAAACTGCCAAAAGCTCACGCTGCTTTTATTGCACGTAAACCTGTAGGAAGCCACAGAACTGTCGGTAAGACACTCGAAAACGATGAATGGAGTAATCAAGATGAGGATTCGCTTGTTTGA
- a CDS encoding GNAT family N-acetyltransferase has product MRIRLFETQDAEQVAQLFHDTVRAVNIRDYSDSQVQAWAPDDIDFRNWLKVCSSRFTYVADDDGVIAGFGELEPNGHIDCFYCHKNYQRCGVGSQIYQAIEAKARELGLGRLFVEASITAKPFFQRMGFSVVKEQEVTRRGETFINYVMEKLL; this is encoded by the coding sequence ATGAGGATTCGCTTGTTTGAAACGCAGGATGCTGAACAAGTCGCGCAGTTGTTTCACGATACAGTTCGTGCAGTCAATATTCGGGATTACTCAGATAGCCAGGTTCAAGCTTGGGCACCTGACGATATTGACTTTAGAAACTGGCTAAAGGTTTGTTCAAGCCGATTCACCTATGTTGCTGACGATGACGGTGTAATTGCCGGATTTGGAGAGCTGGAGCCGAATGGGCATATCGATTGCTTTTACTGCCACAAGAATTATCAGCGTTGTGGAGTTGGTAGCCAAATCTATCAAGCGATCGAAGCAAAAGCACGCGAGTTAGGATTGGGTCGGCTATTTGTTGAAGCCAGCATTACCGCAAAGCCTTTCTTCCAGCGTATGGGATTTTCGGTGGTCAAGGAACAGGAAGTTACCCGTCGAGGCGAAACGTTCATCAATTATGTGATGGAGAAGCTTTTGTAG
- a CDS encoding DUF4242 domain-containing protein, whose protein sequence is MVRVLVEKIFDPPMTEEKWNQDIKKAIPCHSSHDVHWIRSMMSRDRSRVICEFEAPDAETVRRSFRKVGLPFARVWTVEVLEPIVVDDAGTIGTKGWLGCAADLSFVADPSSLADSR, encoded by the coding sequence ATGGTACGAGTTCTCGTTGAAAAAATTTTTGATCCGCCAATGACGGAAGAGAAGTGGAACCAGGATATTAAGAAAGCAATTCCCTGTCACAGCAGCCACGATGTCCACTGGATTCGCTCCATGATGTCCCGCGATCGCAGTCGAGTCATCTGTGAATTTGAAGCCCCCGATGCGGAAACAGTTCGGCGATCGTTTCGCAAGGTGGGTTTACCCTTTGCACGGGTGTGGACGGTCGAAGTGCTGGAACCGATTGTTGTAGATGATGCAGGTACAATCGGCACAAAAGGCTGGTTGGGTTGCGCTGCTGATTTGTCATTTGTTGCTGATCCTTCTTCCCTAGCTGATAGTAGATAA
- a CDS encoding AAA family ATPase, protein MSLTLQIRLLGELSIACGDRSVAGISTARSQALLAYLILHRHSPQPRQRLAFHLWADSPEAQARTNLRKELSYLRRDLPAADQLLIIDAKTLQWSPTAHCTADVIDFENGLKTAQSADRGIKRSLLEQAISLYQGDLLPSCEDEWIVPERERFQQMRVNALEQIIDLMKEQQDYRTAIGHAQQLLRIDPLNEATYASLMQLHHLSGDRSTALQLYHRCMTALREELGVDPSTTTRDLYQRILNENEPLSLNAPSPASPSPPPPAVSRQDWGEAIDVSVFYGREAERSSLKEWIVNHRCRLVLLLGMGGIGKTSLAVKVAQEIFEQEEANNSSTHPLIHSSTPLPFQLLIWRSLRNAPLLETLLAELIPFLSEQQDSKTDLGRLVHWLKSHRCLIVLDNVETLFLEGDRAGQYRPGYENYGDLFKLLGEVQHQSCVLLTSREKPAEIAVFEGTEAVRSLQLGGVPEAAIAILEVKQLIGSEAQKRQLCQRYSYNPLALKIVSTSIQDLFGGSIQDFLAEDAGVFHGLYQLLDQQCLRSSVFEKSIMFWLSINRDWTSLSELMADFVPTASRADLLQALESLNWRSLLETQSGSYTQPPIVMQYVTDRFVEWICDEIQEMASGEAQVSPAVASSTTAAAASLACSRLPKPAFAIPLLHSHALLKSQGKDNVQEIQIRQIVQPILRQLQIRLGNPPQVGKTLTQLLVKLRQHASQPAGYAAGNVLNLLIQLETDLTGYDLSSLALWQADLRNVLLHRVNLANADLSKTVFTETLSLTLCVAFSPDGQLLATGDTNRELRLWRVADGKNLLTCQGHRNWVWSVAFSPDGQILASGSDDKTIKLWDVQTGQCLQTLQEAPYQVWSVAFSPDGQFLASGSESSVIKLWNLKTGECCASLEGHTNWVRSVAFSPDRQILASGSEDGTVKLWDLQSGKCSKTLQGHQAGVWSVAFSPDGQRLASSSSDRTIRLWNAQSGDCLRTLVGHTNWIRSIAFSPDGQFLASGSEDQTVKMWQAETGENFQTLRGHTSWVRSVTFSPDGQTLVSGGGDHTVRFWQLQSGQCWRTLQGYTNRVRAVCFANSAGNAFLAESLLASGHDDHTIKLWDSRTGDCLHQISGHTNPVCGLAFSPNGQLLASGSGDQTIKLWHVPSQQCLHTLKGHTSRVWSVAFSPNGAILASGSDDHTVKLWEVQTGQCLQTLQGHTSWVCSVAFSSNGQILASGSYDQTIKLWKLSTGECLQTLQGHHNWVWSIAFSPDGRTLASGSGDHSVKLWDIKTGDCWRSLEEHSSRVWSVAFSPDGTRLASVSSDQTVKLWETDTGCCLHTLQGHTNLIWSVAFSPDGETLASGSQDETIKLWNTQTGKCFRTFRAARPYEGTNIAGAIGLTEAQRTALKTLGAVEQDSTVSEVLPIHTLPLIGRESEWNLLHHWLISTSERYGSEILLLLGEPGIGKTRLLEELAAAVRSNQGQVLWGSGFEAEMLRPYGAWVDAMRLLSFPALADLPIELRSLFPETSPKPEEPADLRRLFDAVVRLLSQLSANQPTIVILDNIQWLDEASTALLHYASRLLGHTKVRFACAARARELATNQPVYKLVQSLRRENRLQTLELSLLNQAQTVKLVQEIDHAIDGNQIFAESGGNPLFALEIARAIAQHGTASSESLEALIQDRLQQLDQPTREFLSWAAVIGRSFNPTTVAEIADCSSSNLLTAIEELEQEGIIRSGATFQGEVQYDFVHDIVRQVAYHQLSVSRRRLIHRHIAQVLKSSFAAEDSLASDIAYHASLGGDHGLAASACMIAAERCLRLFAYAEVSQLTQRGLEHCQYLDRQTRVRCQIELLKLHVLAGVSKERSLQLEADLHQLIEEARTLDLRDEEATGFEVLIALNYEHGNLSSVQEHSLRAAERGRAASSTTTARMLAYTGWCLAETEREMSRAEALLIEAQTLAARVGLELIDIPCGMGCVRRHAADFTAARSLLQQAWHMAQAEQDHWRECACLTYLAMTELEADDPIAAITYSVELATVATKISGEGSERAFAAALDALARYLLDQPEARVLLKQALSALQQLDSQRMLAYALTFAAEVDLKHHRTELAIDRAEAAFRAAQLVDHPSETALAAVTLIRGKLQSGDRQSALNSFENLFENLFENFQQKVSLSAISERARIAIEQLRKQLKDDREDKEDKLDRQLGEQHSGSQHQQKASQK, encoded by the coding sequence ATGTCTTTAACCTTACAAATCAGGTTGCTGGGGGAGTTATCGATTGCTTGTGGCGATCGCTCTGTTGCAGGAATTAGCACAGCCCGGTCACAGGCATTGCTGGCTTACCTGATTCTGCATCGCCATTCGCCCCAGCCCCGACAGCGACTTGCCTTTCACCTGTGGGCAGATTCCCCCGAAGCGCAAGCGAGAACCAATCTTCGCAAAGAACTGAGCTACCTGCGACGAGACTTACCCGCAGCCGATCAGTTGCTTATAATCGACGCAAAAACGCTGCAATGGTCGCCCACGGCTCACTGCACTGCCGATGTGATTGATTTTGAGAACGGATTAAAAACAGCACAGTCTGCCGATCGGGGAATAAAGCGATCGCTGTTAGAACAGGCAATATCCCTTTATCAAGGAGATTTACTGCCAAGCTGCGAAGACGAGTGGATCGTTCCAGAGCGAGAACGTTTTCAGCAGATGCGGGTGAACGCGCTAGAACAGATCATCGACCTGATGAAAGAACAGCAGGACTACCGCACGGCAATCGGTCATGCTCAACAGCTATTGCGAATCGATCCGCTCAATGAAGCAACCTATGCTTCGCTCATGCAGCTGCACCACCTCAGCGGCGATCGTTCGACTGCGCTGCAACTGTACCATCGCTGTATGACCGCGTTACGGGAAGAGCTAGGCGTTGATCCCAGCACAACAACCCGTGATCTGTATCAGCGCATCCTCAACGAAAACGAACCGCTTTCCTTAAACGCTCCCTCTCCTGCCTCCCCTTCGCCTCCTCCGCCTGCCGTTTCGCGCCAAGATTGGGGAGAAGCGATCGATGTTTCTGTTTTCTACGGACGTGAAGCAGAGCGATCGAGCTTAAAAGAGTGGATAGTTAACCACCGCTGTCGCCTGGTTTTGCTGCTTGGAATGGGCGGCATCGGCAAAACCTCCCTGGCAGTAAAAGTCGCACAGGAAATTTTTGAACAAGAGGAAGCAAACAACTCATCCACTCATCCACTCATCCACTCATCCACTCCCTTACCCTTCCAACTTCTCATCTGGCGTTCTCTCCGCAATGCCCCTCTGCTCGAAACCCTCCTTGCCGAATTAATCCCGTTTTTGTCCGAGCAGCAGGACAGCAAAACCGATCTGGGGCGATTAGTTCACTGGTTAAAGTCACACCGATGCCTGATTGTTCTGGATAACGTGGAAACCCTTTTTCTGGAGGGAGATCGCGCCGGACAGTATCGCCCTGGCTATGAGAATTACGGGGATTTATTCAAGCTGCTGGGTGAAGTGCAGCATCAGAGCTGTGTACTGCTCACCAGCCGAGAAAAACCTGCCGAAATTGCCGTTTTTGAAGGAACAGAAGCGGTACGGTCGCTCCAGTTAGGAGGAGTCCCAGAGGCGGCGATCGCCATTCTAGAAGTCAAGCAACTCATCGGCTCTGAGGCGCAAAAACGGCAGTTGTGCCAGCGATACAGCTATAACCCGCTAGCATTAAAAATTGTCTCTACTTCCATTCAAGATTTATTTGGCGGCAGCATTCAAGACTTTTTGGCAGAGGATGCGGGCGTTTTTCACGGTCTTTATCAGCTTTTGGATCAGCAGTGTTTGCGAAGTTCAGTGTTTGAAAAAAGTATTATGTTCTGGCTGTCAATTAACCGAGATTGGACGAGCCTGTCGGAACTGATGGCTGATTTTGTACCCACAGCCTCTCGTGCTGATTTGTTGCAGGCTCTTGAATCGCTCAATTGGCGATCGCTTCTGGAAACCCAATCTGGTAGCTACACTCAACCACCGATCGTCATGCAGTACGTCACCGATCGCTTTGTGGAGTGGATTTGCGATGAAATTCAAGAAATGGCAAGTGGAGAAGCACAGGTATCTCCTGCGGTTGCGAGTTCGACGACTGCTGCGGCTGCAAGCTTAGCCTGTTCCCGCTTGCCGAAACCTGCGTTTGCGATTCCTCTGCTGCACAGTCATGCTTTACTCAAATCACAGGGAAAAGACAACGTTCAGGAGATTCAAATCCGCCAGATTGTGCAGCCCATTCTGCGTCAGCTTCAGATCCGGTTAGGCAATCCTCCTCAGGTTGGGAAAACCCTGACCCAGCTTCTGGTAAAACTGCGTCAGCATGCATCGCAGCCAGCAGGATACGCAGCGGGTAATGTGTTGAATCTGCTGATTCAGCTTGAAACTGATTTAACAGGGTACGACCTCTCCAGTCTCGCGCTGTGGCAGGCAGATTTGCGAAATGTCCTGCTGCATCGGGTTAATTTAGCGAATGCTGACCTATCAAAAACCGTATTCACGGAAACTTTAAGCCTGACGCTTTGTGTTGCTTTTAGCCCCGATGGTCAACTGCTGGCAACAGGAGACACCAATCGAGAATTGCGCCTGTGGCGAGTTGCCGATGGCAAGAACTTGTTGACCTGCCAGGGACACCGGAATTGGGTCTGGTCGGTTGCCTTTAGCCCCGATGGTCAAATCCTTGCCAGCGGCAGTGACGACAAAACCATCAAGCTCTGGGATGTACAGACCGGGCAGTGTCTCCAGACGTTGCAGGAGGCTCCCTATCAGGTCTGGTCGGTTGCCTTTAGCCCTGACGGTCAATTTCTCGCCAGTGGCAGCGAATCTTCTGTCATTAAGCTCTGGAATCTTAAAACGGGGGAATGCTGTGCCAGCCTGGAAGGACACACCAACTGGGTGCGATCGGTTGCCTTCAGTCCCGATCGTCAAATTCTTGCCAGCGGCAGCGAGGATGGGACGGTAAAGCTATGGGATCTGCAATCTGGCAAATGCAGCAAAACCTTGCAGGGACACCAGGCGGGCGTTTGGTCGGTTGCCTTCAGCCCCGATGGTCAAAGGTTGGCAAGCAGCAGCAGCGATCGAACAATTCGGTTATGGAATGCCCAATCGGGCGACTGTCTGAGAACGTTAGTCGGACATACCAACTGGATTCGCTCAATCGCCTTCAGTCCCGATGGTCAGTTTTTGGCAAGCGGCAGTGAAGATCAAACGGTGAAAATGTGGCAGGCGGAAACAGGAGAGAATTTTCAGACGCTGCGGGGGCACACGAGTTGGGTGCGATCGGTTACCTTTAGCCCTGATGGTCAAACTCTGGTAAGTGGTGGCGGCGACCATACCGTCAGATTCTGGCAGCTTCAAAGCGGACAATGCTGGAGAACGCTCCAGGGCTATACCAATCGGGTACGGGCAGTCTGCTTCGCCAATTCCGCAGGAAACGCCTTCTTAGCCGAATCCTTGCTTGCCAGCGGTCACGACGATCACACCATCAAACTCTGGGATAGCCGCACGGGGGATTGCCTGCACCAGATCAGTGGACATACGAATCCGGTTTGCGGGCTGGCGTTCAGTCCCAATGGTCAACTTTTGGCAAGCGGCAGTGGCGATCAGACAATTAAACTGTGGCACGTTCCCAGTCAACAGTGCTTGCATACGCTCAAGGGACACACAAGCCGCGTCTGGTCAGTCGCCTTTAGTCCTAATGGGGCAATTCTTGCGAGCGGCAGCGATGACCACACAGTGAAGCTTTGGGAGGTGCAAACGGGGCAATGCCTGCAAACGTTGCAGGGGCATACAAGCTGGGTTTGTTCGGTGGCATTCAGTTCTAATGGGCAAATTCTGGCAAGCGGCAGTTACGATCAAACGATCAAGCTGTGGAAGCTGTCTACAGGCGAGTGCCTCCAAACGTTGCAGGGACATCACAATTGGGTCTGGTCGATCGCTTTTAGTCCCGATGGGCGAACCCTTGCCAGCGGCAGTGGCGATCATTCGGTGAAGCTGTGGGATATAAAGACGGGAGACTGTTGGCGATCGCTGGAAGAACACAGCAGCCGCGTCTGGTCAGTGGCGTTTAGCCCGGATGGAACAAGGCTCGCCAGCGTTAGCAGCGATCAAACGGTGAAACTCTGGGAGACGGACACGGGATGTTGTCTGCACACGCTCCAGGGACACACGAATCTAATCTGGTCGGTTGCCTTCAGTCCCGATGGTGAAACCCTGGCAAGCGGCAGTCAGGATGAAACGATTAAACTCTGGAATACTCAGACGGGAAAATGTTTCCGCACCTTCAGAGCGGCTCGTCCCTATGAGGGAACGAATATTGCAGGGGCGATCGGACTCACCGAAGCACAGCGAACGGCTCTCAAAACCTTGGGCGCAGTCGAACAGGACAGCACCGTTAGCGAAGTCCTCCCCATTCATACGCTGCCGCTAATTGGACGCGAATCGGAATGGAACCTGCTGCACCACTGGCTGATCTCAACCTCTGAACGCTACGGCTCAGAAATCCTGCTGCTGTTAGGGGAACCCGGCATTGGAAAAACTCGACTGCTGGAAGAACTGGCTGCTGCGGTGCGATCGAATCAGGGGCAGGTGCTTTGGGGATCGGGATTTGAAGCGGAAATGCTGCGACCCTATGGAGCCTGGGTTGATGCAATGCGCTTGCTCTCGTTCCCGGCTCTTGCAGACCTGCCGATCGAACTGCGATCGCTGTTTCCCGAAACGTCTCCGAAACCCGAAGAACCTGCCGATCTGCGGCGATTATTTGATGCGGTGGTGCGTTTGCTGTCGCAGCTTTCAGCAAATCAGCCAACGATCGTGATTCTGGACAACATTCAGTGGCTCGATGAAGCTTCAACTGCCCTGCTGCACTATGCTTCTCGCCTACTGGGGCATACTAAAGTCCGGTTTGCCTGTGCTGCCCGCGCCCGTGAGCTGGCGACAAATCAACCCGTTTATAAACTGGTACAATCCCTGCGACGCGAAAATCGGCTGCAAACCCTGGAACTGTCGCTCCTCAATCAGGCTCAGACGGTCAAGCTAGTGCAGGAAATCGATCACGCGATCGACGGCAACCAGATCTTTGCGGAAAGCGGCGGCAACCCCTTATTTGCACTTGAAATTGCCCGTGCGATCGCTCAACATGGCACTGCCAGCTCAGAGAGCTTAGAGGCACTGATTCAGGATCGGCTTCAGCAGCTCGATCAACCCACGCGGGAATTTTTATCCTGGGCGGCAGTCATCGGCCGCAGCTTCAACCCCACAACCGTTGCTGAAATTGCCGATTGCTCTTCCAGTAACCTGCTGACGGCGATCGAAGAACTGGAACAGGAAGGCATTATTCGTTCAGGGGCAACTTTTCAAGGCGAAGTTCAGTATGATTTTGTGCATGACATTGTGCGCCAGGTTGCCTATCACCAGCTCTCCGTCTCGCGTCGCCGTTTGATCCACCGTCACATTGCCCAAGTATTAAAGTCGTCCTTTGCTGCTGAGGATTCCCTTGCCAGTGATATCGCTTACCATGCTTCTTTAGGGGGCGATCATGGATTGGCGGCATCCGCCTGTATGATTGCGGCTGAACGCTGTTTGCGGTTGTTTGCCTACGCTGAGGTTTCGCAGTTAACGCAGCGAGGACTGGAGCATTGCCAATATCTGGATCGGCAAACCAGAGTCCGCTGCCAGATTGAATTGCTCAAACTGCACGTTTTGGCAGGCGTAAGCAAGGAGCGTAGTCTCCAACTGGAAGCGGACTTACACCAGTTAATCGAAGAAGCCCGAACTTTAGACCTGAGAGACGAAGAAGCAACCGGATTTGAAGTGCTCATTGCCCTTAACTATGAACACGGTAATTTGAGCAGCGTTCAGGAACATTCCCTGCGGGCAGCGGAGCGGGGTCGGGCTGCCAGTTCTACCACAACAGCACGAATGCTGGCGTATACAGGCTGGTGTCTGGCTGAAACCGAGCGGGAAATGTCCCGTGCAGAAGCGCTGCTGATTGAGGCCCAGACCCTTGCTGCCAGAGTGGGACTGGAGTTAATTGATATTCCCTGTGGGATGGGCTGTGTGCGTCGCCATGCGGCAGATTTTACGGCAGCCCGATCGCTGCTGCAACAGGCATGGCACATGGCACAGGCAGAGCAGGATCACTGGCGAGAGTGCGCCTGTTTGACTTATCTGGCAATGACAGAGCTAGAAGCAGATGACCCGATCGCCGCTATCACCTACTCGGTTGAACTCGCCACCGTCGCCACTAAAATCAGCGGGGAGGGAAGTGAAAGGGCTTTTGCCGCTGCCCTGGATGCCCTTGCCCGCTATCTGCTCGATCAACCTGAAGCGCGGGTTCTGTTAAAGCAAGCCCTATCTGCCCTACAGCAATTAGACTCCCAGCGGATGCTGGCATATGCGCTAACGTTTGCGGCTGAAGTGGATTTGAAACATCATCGAACAGAATTGGCGATCGATCGTGCCGAAGCAGCTTTCCGGGCGGCGCAGCTTGTCGATCATCCGAGTGAGACTGCCCTTGCAGCGGTCACATTAATTCGCGGCAAATTACAGAGCGGCGATCGCCAGTCAGCCCTCAATTCTTTTGAGAACTTGTTTGAGAATTTGTTTGAGAATTTTCAGCAAAAGGTTAGTTTATCCGCCATCAGTGAACGTGCCCGCATCGCAATCGAACAACTGAGGAAGCAGCTAAAAGACGATAGGGAAGATAAAGAAGATAAATTAGACAGGCAATTGGGTGAGCAACATTCCGGGTCCCAGCATCAGCAAAAAGCAAGTCAAAAATAG
- a CDS encoding class I SAM-dependent methyltransferase has product MTTQLIHATPFDSDKAEAFAEQMLNILNSGAISLMTSIGHRTELFDTMAELPPSTSQQIADAAGLNERYVREWLGAMVTGHVVEYDSIAQTYTLPAEHAAFLTRAAASDNIAVFTQYIPLLGSVEEQIINCFYKGGGVPYSEYKRFHAIMAEDSGQSVVSSLFDHVLPIIPGLAEALQQGIDVLDVGCGSGRALNKMAEAFPNSRFTGYDFSGEAVANANAEAQRRKLRNIQFQVKDAATIEESDRYDFITTFDAVHDQAKPDVVLQNICRALRPDGVYLMQDIHATTDVSGNLDHPIGSLLYTVSCMHCMTVSLAYGGMGLGAMWGKEKALELLANAGFQQVEVKQLAHDFQNDYYIIRKH; this is encoded by the coding sequence ATGACAACTCAACTGATTCACGCAACCCCATTTGACTCTGATAAAGCCGAAGCCTTCGCTGAGCAGATGTTGAATATCCTCAATAGCGGTGCAATTTCTCTGATGACTTCGATCGGACACCGCACCGAATTGTTCGACACGATGGCAGAACTGCCGCCTTCCACGAGCCAGCAAATTGCCGATGCTGCCGGACTCAACGAACGCTATGTGCGCGAATGGCTTGGGGCAATGGTCACAGGTCACGTTGTAGAGTATGACTCGATCGCCCAAACCTATACGCTTCCTGCGGAACACGCTGCCTTTCTAACACGAGCGGCTGCCTCGGACAATATTGCCGTCTTTACCCAATATATTCCGCTGTTGGGATCGGTCGAAGAACAAATTATCAACTGCTTCTACAAAGGGGGCGGCGTTCCTTATTCTGAATACAAACGCTTTCATGCAATCATGGCAGAAGATAGCGGACAAAGTGTTGTCTCCTCGTTGTTCGATCATGTGCTGCCCATTATCCCCGGACTGGCCGAGGCATTGCAGCAAGGAATTGACGTTTTGGATGTGGGCTGCGGCAGTGGACGGGCGTTAAACAAAATGGCAGAAGCGTTCCCTAACAGCCGATTCACAGGCTATGACTTTTCTGGCGAGGCGGTTGCCAATGCGAATGCTGAAGCTCAACGGCGAAAGCTCCGCAATATTCAGTTTCAGGTCAAAGACGCAGCAACGATCGAAGAGTCCGATCGCTACGACTTTATTACTACCTTTGATGCCGTTCATGATCAGGCGAAACCGGATGTCGTGCTGCAAAACATTTGCCGTGCCCTCCGTCCTGATGGCGTTTACCTAATGCAGGACATCCACGCGACCACCGATGTTAGCGGCAACCTGGATCACCCGATCGGCTCATTGCTCTACACCGTTTCCTGTATGCACTGCATGACGGTTTCGCTAGCGTATGGCGGTATGGGATTAGGGGCAATGTGGGGCAAAGAAAAAGCTCTGGAACTGCTGGCAAATGCCGGATTTCAGCAGGTTGAAGTTAAGCAGCTTGCCCACGACTTCCAGAACGACTACTACATCATTCGCAAGCACTAA